The following proteins come from a genomic window of Nitrosopumilus sp.:
- the ggt gene encoding gamma-glutamyltransferase — translation MNLEKIENSFRSTTNKKSSFAKKGMVSSAFPDATKAGVEMLKKGGNAIDAACATALALGVCEPQASGLGGQSMGILYFNGKSYAIDGSSRSPSLAHSSFYVKKKNRRLGYKSTTIPSTLSMIGFLHERYGRLEWQKIVSPSIHIAKKGYKITQLQHSLQQRELDNFHSIKSKSGAKYFLKDGLVPYDVGDRFIQDDLSETLSSISEYGYRIFYHGKIAKKIAADMKKNHGLIQEEDLAYIPEALIRKPISRKYRHVTVVTLPPPAAGRTLLLTLMMLNHLPSKFLRSSKPSSYHFVAETFRKAFLHRLQRPFNRHTYDQIQDKLHLQRTFAKQMADSIHNSMDATLPMEDPDFGGEDTTHFSTMDNEGNAVGITQSIELAYGSKTAAEGLGFLYNNYMSAFEFNNPNHPYFIRPNAIPWTSVSPALIFNNSKLWMVVGSPGSQRIFSTITQFLSRIIDGDLPMDQAIERPRFHCSIGGTISIEDGGFRTEIIDYLKEMGYDISVKERYSFYHGAIHATMKLQTQNGFQGVAEVRRDGIAEGLN, via the coding sequence TTGAATCTTGAAAAAATAGAAAATTCTTTTAGATCAACTACCAACAAAAAATCCTCTTTTGCAAAAAAAGGCATGGTGTCTTCTGCATTTCCTGATGCCACAAAAGCTGGAGTAGAAATGCTAAAAAAAGGCGGAAATGCTATTGATGCGGCATGTGCTACAGCACTTGCATTAGGCGTATGTGAGCCTCAAGCTTCTGGACTTGGAGGTCAATCCATGGGAATTCTCTATTTTAATGGAAAATCCTATGCGATAGATGGTTCTAGTCGATCTCCTTCTTTGGCACATTCATCATTTTATGTTAAAAAGAAAAACCGTCGTTTAGGATACAAATCTACAACAATTCCGAGCACTTTGTCTATGATAGGATTTTTACATGAAAGATACGGTCGGTTAGAATGGCAAAAGATTGTTTCGCCATCGATCCATATTGCCAAAAAAGGATATAAAATTACACAACTTCAACATAGTTTACAGCAAAGAGAGTTGGATAATTTTCATTCAATTAAATCAAAATCTGGTGCAAAATATTTTCTAAAAGATGGCCTTGTTCCATATGATGTAGGGGATAGATTCATTCAGGATGATCTTTCTGAAACACTATCGTCTATATCCGAATATGGATATCGTATTTTTTATCACGGAAAAATTGCAAAAAAGATTGCAGCAGATATGAAAAAAAATCATGGTTTAATTCAAGAAGAAGATTTGGCGTATATCCCAGAGGCATTAATTCGAAAACCTATTAGTAGAAAATATCGTCACGTTACAGTTGTCACTTTACCTCCGCCTGCAGCAGGTAGAACTTTACTTCTTACATTGATGATGTTGAATCATCTTCCTTCAAAATTTCTTAGAAGTTCAAAACCTAGCTCATACCACTTTGTTGCTGAGACATTCAGAAAAGCATTCTTACATCGATTACAGCGGCCATTTAATCGTCATACATATGATCAAATCCAGGATAAATTACATTTACAAAGAACTTTTGCAAAACAAATGGCTGATTCTATTCATAATTCTATGGATGCTACTTTGCCTATGGAAGATCCTGATTTTGGAGGTGAAGATACTACGCATTTTTCAACTATGGACAATGAAGGCAATGCCGTTGGTATAACCCAATCAATAGAACTCGCATATGGCTCAAAAACTGCAGCTGAAGGTTTGGGATTTCTATATAATAATTACATGTCAGCGTTTGAATTTAACAATCCTAATCACCCTTATTTCATTAGACCAAATGCAATACCTTGGACATCTGTGTCCCCTGCATTAATTTTTAACAATTCTAAACTGTGGATGGTTGTGGGAAGTCCTGGAAGTCAGAGAATATTTTCTACAATAACTCAATTTCTATCTAGAATCATTGATGGTGATTTACCAATGGATCAGGCAATTGAGCGACCCAGATTTCATTGTTCTATTGGTGGTACTATTAGTATAGAAGATGGGGGATTTAGAACTGAAATTATTGATTATCTCAAAGAGATGGGCTATGACATTTCTGTTAAAGAACGATATTCATTTTATCATGGTGCAATTCATGCAACAATGAAACTGCAAACACAAAATGGATTTCAAGGAGTAGCAGAAGTAAGACGTGATGGGATCGCCGAGGGATTAAATTAG
- a CDS encoding N-formylglutamate amidohydrolase, with amino-acid sequence MLSIPHGGRKKPIELDGHLCITNKDLFDDSDPYVIEIFDLGEKVQRVIKTNIARAFIDLNRSQDDLPPKNPDGLIKSSTCYTKPIYLDGKEPDSSMRTLLIELYYLPYHNSIQKNLDELKLQLCLDCHSMASFAPSISPDGKNNKRPKFCLSNNDGQTASEEMLELLASCISKSYEIDRNEISLNDPFHGGYITKTYGNNPVPWIQVEMNRDLYMSDPWFDKETLTVDLAHLQKLNEQFENSLNLFFKEFDGVNSWK; translated from the coding sequence TTGTTATCTATTCCACATGGTGGAAGAAAGAAACCTATAGAACTTGATGGGCATTTGTGCATTACAAATAAAGATCTTTTTGATGACTCTGATCCTTATGTTATTGAAATATTTGATTTGGGAGAAAAAGTTCAACGTGTAATTAAGACAAATATTGCTAGAGCGTTCATTGATCTTAATCGTTCACAAGACGATTTGCCTCCAAAAAATCCTGACGGTTTGATTAAAAGTTCCACTTGTTACACAAAACCAATTTATCTTGATGGAAAAGAGCCTGATTCTTCTATGAGAACTTTATTAATTGAATTATACTATCTTCCATATCATAATTCCATACAGAAAAATCTTGATGAGTTGAAACTACAATTATGTTTAGATTGCCATTCAATGGCATCTTTTGCCCCCAGTATTTCACCAGACGGCAAGAATAATAAAAGACCAAAATTTTGTCTGTCAAATAATGATGGGCAAACCGCATCCGAAGAAATGCTGGAGTTATTGGCTTCGTGCATTTCCAAATCTTATGAAATTGATAGAAATGAAATTTCCTTAAATGATCCGTTTCATGGTGGTTATATTACAAAAACATATGGAAATAATCCTGTTCCATGGATTCAAGTTGAGATGAATAGAGATTTGTATATGTCAGATCCTTGGTTTGATAAAGAAACACTTACTGTAGATTTGGCACATTTACAAAAACTAAATGAGCAATTTGAAAATTCTTTAAATCTATTCTTTAAAGAATTCGATGGAGTGAATTCTTGGAAGTAG
- a CDS encoding cation:proton antiporter: MEVEVTQFLALLALLLGGGMVGAGIMKKIKFPTIIGFILIGMIAGPYGLGIVDDVGLINLLAELGIIILLFVVGLEFSLQKLRKAGMKAITVGMTELSIMFFLAYIGAFSFGWSHLEALYLAGILSISSTAISLRIMRDLKLVKTKEFDTIITILIIEDLAAVLLLVILGNASDGAQLDFTGIGILILQSMTFFVIALGLGIKLIPKLLEKIHGLDIPEGPFITALALGFGLAVLAHFLGQSSAIGAFIMGMIIASSKHSESITKKVLPLRDFFGVIFFVSIGMLVNVMVIPDVVLISIPIIILAVIGKFIGNFFGASIGGHGMISSSTIGSVLVPRGEFSFIMAKQAVDGGSVRDTLYPVTMLVTLATMFCMPLLLKILPTLADKQSHIPLNVLNPIFIVGKFFNNLMNTPGDDSQFNKILKKHGPKFFVNLMIVIAILALIDYFHDYIVNIISTLGIPLPIEPEILLAIISILLIVYPVITMLGKIENLVTNISDILSTKLIPADTKHIEEKPLHRLLRNIFFTGFILIIIAVIQPYMADVVLLPFLPFLISGIGLTIAIILIADSVFVFQKLSHGHIMDSLMKEDESSEPK, encoded by the coding sequence TTGGAAGTAGAAGTCACACAATTTCTTGCACTATTAGCATTACTGCTAGGTGGTGGAATGGTCGGTGCAGGAATTATGAAAAAGATAAAGTTTCCAACAATCATCGGATTTATTCTAATTGGGATGATTGCAGGTCCGTATGGACTTGGAATTGTTGATGATGTGGGGTTGATTAATCTTTTAGCAGAATTGGGAATAATCATCCTACTTTTTGTTGTTGGTTTAGAATTCAGTCTTCAGAAATTACGCAAAGCTGGAATGAAAGCAATCACTGTGGGGATGACTGAACTATCTATAATGTTTTTTCTAGCATACATTGGAGCATTTTCTTTTGGATGGTCGCATTTGGAGGCGTTATATCTTGCAGGAATTTTGTCGATTAGCAGTACTGCAATTTCTTTGAGAATAATGCGTGATTTAAAACTGGTTAAAACAAAAGAATTTGATACAATAATTACCATTTTAATTATAGAGGATCTTGCAGCCGTTTTACTTTTAGTGATTTTAGGAAATGCTTCTGATGGCGCCCAACTTGATTTTACAGGAATTGGGATTTTAATTTTACAGAGTATGACATTTTTTGTAATTGCTCTAGGCCTAGGCATTAAACTCATCCCAAAACTACTAGAAAAAATTCATGGATTGGATATTCCGGAGGGTCCGTTTATCACCGCTCTTGCTCTGGGATTTGGATTAGCAGTTTTAGCACATTTTCTTGGTCAAAGTTCTGCAATTGGGGCATTCATCATGGGAATGATAATTGCATCCTCAAAACACTCTGAAAGTATCACAAAAAAAGTACTACCTCTTAGGGACTTTTTTGGAGTGATATTTTTTGTATCGATTGGAATGCTGGTAAACGTTATGGTAATTCCGGATGTTGTTCTGATCTCCATTCCGATAATAATTTTAGCTGTGATTGGAAAATTCATTGGAAATTTCTTTGGAGCTTCAATAGGTGGGCATGGTATGATTAGTTCTTCCACTATTGGGTCTGTTTTGGTTCCTAGAGGTGAATTTTCCTTTATCATGGCAAAACAGGCAGTAGATGGAGGTTCAGTTAGGGATACATTGTATCCAGTTACAATGCTTGTTACATTGGCTACCATGTTTTGTATGCCTTTATTACTAAAAATACTTCCAACTCTTGCTGATAAACAAAGTCATATCCCGTTGAATGTTTTAAATCCAATTTTCATAGTTGGAAAATTCTTTAATAATTTGATGAACACTCCTGGTGATGACAGTCAGTTTAATAAAATTCTGAAAAAACACGGTCCAAAATTCTTCGTTAATTTGATGATTGTAATTGCAATTCTTGCACTAATTGATTATTTTCACGATTATATTGTAAACATAATCTCTACACTTGGAATTCCCCTTCCAATAGAGCCTGAAATTCTTTTAGCAATTATTAGCATATTGCTCATTGTCTATCCTGTTATCACAATGCTTGGTAAAATAGAAAACTTGGTAACTAATATCTCAGATATACTCTCTACAAAATTAATCCCTGCTGACACTAAACACATTGAAGAAAAACCCCTTCATAGATTGCTTAGAAATATTTTCTTTACTGGTTTTATTTTGATAATTATAGCTGTAATTCAACCATATATGGCAGATGTTGTTCTCTTACCGTTTTTGCCCTTTCTTATATCTGGAATTGGACTTACTATTGCAATAATTTTGATAGCCGATTCAGTGTTTGTATTCCAAAAACTATCTCATGGTCATATTATGGATAGCCTGATGAAAGAAGATGAAAGCTCTGAGCCTAAATAA
- a CDS encoding SHOCT domain-containing protein, with protein sequence MVTENKKSESSDTMIKKKQEKIMSTIEHTKNLGKESLGKISEVGSTGTAFLKSKPYWGSLKNSSQKIKEKTLEHGAEFKKNSPKFYKKISSGFFYFFESIIGRIKLGTQYGTPSLEILERLAKLKELGILTEEEFTNKKKKILDRI encoded by the coding sequence ATGGTGACTGAAAACAAAAAATCTGAAAGTTCTGATACGATGATTAAGAAAAAACAAGAAAAGATAATGAGTACTATAGAACATACAAAAAACTTGGGAAAAGAATCTTTGGGAAAGATATCTGAAGTAGGTTCAACAGGAACAGCATTTCTAAAATCAAAACCTTACTGGGGATCTTTGAAAAACAGCTCACAAAAAATTAAAGAAAAAACTTTGGAGCATGGTGCAGAATTTAAAAAAAATAGCCCTAAATTTTACAAGAAAATTAGTAGTGGATTTTTTTATTTCTTTGAATCAATAATAGGAAGAATCAAACTCGGTACCCAATATGGAACTCCTAGTCTTGAAATCTTAGAAAGACTTGCCAAACTCAAAGAACTTGGAATCCTTACAGAAGAAGAGTTTACAAATAAAAAGAAAAAAATCTTAGATAGGATCTGA
- a CDS encoding PRC-barrel domain-containing protein: MADENTHFSKYFSLPQFIGKSVFDSKGHDCGKIKSVLVDPQKFSISGVIVKKRLSKEYFLSRDYFEEINDSGLSLNTVPIKPGDKVADVDGKNIGKIIQINLNPDTNKLESLEIKSRFRSEIISSDRIVAVGEKIKIKSF, from the coding sequence ATGGCTGACGAGAACACCCATTTTTCAAAATATTTTTCCCTTCCGCAATTTATTGGAAAATCTGTCTTTGATAGTAAAGGGCATGATTGTGGAAAGATAAAATCTGTATTAGTTGATCCACAAAAATTTTCAATATCTGGCGTAATAGTGAAAAAAAGATTGTCAAAAGAATATTTTTTATCTCGAGACTATTTCGAAGAAATCAACGATTCTGGACTCAGTTTAAACACTGTTCCGATAAAACCTGGGGATAAAGTTGCAGATGTTGATGGAAAAAACATCGGCAAGATAATTCAAATCAATCTTAATCCTGATACGAACAAACTGGAATCTCTGGAGATAAAATCTCGATTCAGGTCAGAAATAATCTCTTCTGATAGAATTGTTGCAGTTGGTGAAAAAATCAAAATTAAATCATTCTAA
- a CDS encoding Lrp/AsnC ligand binding domain-containing protein, with protein MQAYVLINCSTGSETTLISELKELPEIIEINGVWGKYDIFIKISTADPNGVEQIIKRLRNHPDVVDTYTMHVLYGQGGTIDNE; from the coding sequence ATGCAAGCATACGTTCTGATAAATTGTAGCACTGGTAGTGAAACTACATTGATTTCTGAACTTAAAGAATTACCTGAAATAATTGAAATTAATGGAGTGTGGGGGAAGTATGATATTTTTATAAAAATATCTACTGCAGATCCTAATGGAGTAGAGCAGATTATCAAAAGACTTCGAAATCATCCTGATGTTGTAGATACCTATACCATGCATGTTTTATATGGACAAGGTGGCACAATCGACAATGAATAA
- a CDS encoding cation:proton antiporter — MTFESILYIGILLLAAKLFGEIMHRINQPTILGNVLAGIIVGPALFALVQPIDEIELFISIGVFFLFFLIGLEEIDLAGLFRVMRGRIFAGSAVAFLIPFVIAGIFGLALDMDFVKSFAIASVIAASSLGVTAKVLSDLGKLKSTIGLEIFTVAALVEFIAIIVTSIMIQINTSETPEFSEFIWLFVKMIIFFTVAGLVSVFILPRFFRFIKKHLRVTQVYFGVVIGVILLVAYFAEISGVHGAIGALLLGIAVSRMSKDDYNEISKNVHAVGYGIFIPIFFAGIGLHFSTAFLDLELWVIVGFLVIMIGVKFLGSYIAVRIAQMRPATTVAYGVMSKGAVDLALMLSLLQVNILNNSLFSLLVLGTLMTMIISSVELQRKLKKIIHFKVGTIEMGLVPGYFRRVVSDMTAVSVINTAFLKTKKNLTIKEFLKNNDLDKKPFLVFDENDVLVGIISKREIEKSHKKTRDITTVGDIMYEKFLTVLPNDYLYSVIQKMNSYPFDMIPVVNPEENKKVIGIISNQDIMNLLVEPKKS; from the coding sequence TTGACTTTTGAATCTATTTTGTATATAGGAATTTTACTCTTAGCTGCCAAACTGTTTGGTGAAATCATGCATCGTATAAATCAGCCAACAATCTTGGGAAATGTTCTTGCAGGAATTATTGTTGGTCCTGCACTTTTTGCTCTTGTTCAACCAATTGACGAAATTGAACTGTTCATTTCTATTGGAGTGTTTTTTCTATTCTTTTTGATAGGCCTTGAAGAAATTGATCTTGCAGGCTTATTCCGTGTAATGCGCGGAAGAATTTTTGCTGGTTCTGCAGTTGCATTTTTAATTCCTTTTGTTATTGCCGGTATTTTTGGACTGGCCTTAGATATGGATTTTGTAAAATCATTTGCAATTGCCAGTGTAATTGCAGCATCTAGTTTGGGTGTTACTGCTAAAGTTCTAAGTGATCTTGGAAAATTAAAATCAACAATAGGTCTTGAAATTTTTACTGTTGCAGCACTAGTAGAATTTATTGCAATTATTGTTACAAGTATAATGATTCAGATCAATACTAGTGAAACACCTGAATTTTCTGAATTTATTTGGTTATTTGTTAAAATGATCATATTTTTTACTGTAGCTGGACTTGTTTCAGTCTTTATTTTGCCACGTTTTTTCCGTTTCATAAAAAAACATCTGCGTGTTACCCAAGTATATTTTGGAGTTGTAATTGGGGTAATCTTACTTGTTGCATATTTTGCTGAGATTAGTGGGGTTCATGGTGCTATTGGTGCACTGCTTTTAGGAATTGCTGTTTCCAGAATGAGTAAAGATGATTATAATGAAATTTCAAAAAATGTCCATGCAGTAGGGTATGGGATTTTTATTCCAATATTTTTTGCAGGAATCGGACTTCATTTTAGTACTGCATTTCTTGATTTAGAATTATGGGTTATTGTTGGATTTCTTGTAATAATGATTGGGGTAAAATTTTTGGGTTCGTATATTGCAGTACGTATAGCTCAAATGCGTCCTGCAACAACTGTGGCGTATGGTGTGATGTCAAAAGGTGCAGTTGATTTGGCATTGATGTTATCTTTACTACAAGTAAATATTTTAAACAATAGCCTGTTTTCCCTTTTGGTTCTTGGAACTTTAATGACCATGATAATTTCTAGCGTTGAACTTCAACGTAAATTAAAGAAAATCATACACTTTAAAGTAGGTACGATTGAAATGGGATTGGTTCCTGGTTATTTTAGAAGAGTTGTATCTGATATGACTGCCGTATCTGTAATTAACACAGCATTCCTTAAAACAAAAAAGAATCTCACAATTAAAGAATTTCTTAAAAATAATGACCTTGACAAGAAGCCCTTTTTGGTTTTTGATGAAAATGATGTCCTAGTGGGAATCATTTCAAAACGTGAAATTGAAAAATCACACAAGAAAACCCGTGATATTACTACTGTTGGAGATATAATGTATGAAAAATTCCTGACCGTATTGCCTAATGATTATCTATATTCAGTAATTCAAAAGATGAATTCTTATCCATTTGATATGATTCCAGTAGTTAATCCTGAAGAAAATAAAAAAGTCATAGGGATTATTTCAAATCAAGATATTATGAATTTACTCGTGGAACCTAAGAAATCCTAA
- a CDS encoding universal stress protein — MIPNRIKKIVIPFDGSIHSNHAFNMALNLAQKYNSKLILVTCVEKINGSWYGKEFAPSYNKDVKRYKEKILRETSKLEEISKKKKIKTITKIFVTDSIVEQILSFSKSNKVDVIVMGSHGRSGIDKLILGSVANGVVQRSKIPVLVVR, encoded by the coding sequence ATGATCCCAAACAGAATTAAAAAGATTGTAATTCCCTTTGATGGTTCAATTCACTCAAACCATGCCTTTAACATGGCATTAAATCTTGCACAAAAATACAACTCAAAATTAATTCTAGTAACATGTGTTGAAAAGATTAACGGAAGTTGGTATGGTAAAGAATTTGCCCCCTCTTACAATAAAGATGTAAAACGATACAAGGAAAAAATTCTTCGAGAAACATCAAAATTAGAAGAAATTTCAAAAAAGAAGAAGATTAAAACCATAACAAAAATTTTTGTTACTGATTCAATTGTAGAACAAATTCTATCATTTTCAAAATCAAATAAAGTGGATGTGATTGTAATGGGCTCTCATGGAAGATCAGGAATTGATAAATTGATTCTAGGCAGTGTTGCCAATGGTGTTGTTCAAAGATCAAAAATCCCTGTTTTGGTAGTACGATAG
- a CDS encoding hemolysin family protein, which yields MEFVELEIIIIMMLVGLYALFSGLEIAIVGVRRSRVIRLYRKRVPGSSPLYKLKMNPAMMTSSVNLGNTLVNVASSVLAADVAIKLLGSQGVGIIIGIMTFVILIFGEILPKTFCNVNPEKASLKFSRVLLVFTYAMYPFVKSLEILTGTILKLFGGYSPRPKPITEDEIKEVIEMGYTEKAIEKEERDLARNALEFDDKPIQDVMTPKDNVFSLDGALTLSTVISKIEDKGFSRIPVYEKTTENIVGILHIWDIARLSKQKFTTTKINTMVRKPFFIYSSDRISNLLIELKKKDMHMAVVLDDQDKLVGIITVEDLLEEIVGDIVGEAKKQ from the coding sequence ATGGAATTTGTTGAACTTGAGATAATTATTATTATGATGTTGGTTGGATTATATGCTCTTTTTAGCGGACTTGAAATTGCAATAGTTGGAGTGAGACGATCAAGAGTAATCAGATTATATAGAAAGCGTGTTCCTGGCTCTTCACCTCTATACAAATTAAAAATGAATCCTGCAATGATGACTTCTAGTGTTAATTTGGGAAATACCTTGGTAAATGTTGCATCCTCAGTACTTGCAGCAGATGTTGCAATAAAGTTACTTGGAAGTCAGGGCGTTGGAATAATAATTGGAATAATGACATTTGTGATTTTGATTTTTGGGGAAATATTGCCTAAAACATTTTGTAATGTAAATCCCGAAAAAGCATCTTTGAAATTCAGTAGGGTCTTACTTGTTTTCACCTATGCGATGTACCCATTTGTTAAATCATTAGAAATTCTAACTGGAACAATATTGAAACTTTTTGGAGGCTATTCTCCAAGACCTAAACCCATCACTGAAGATGAGATAAAGGAAGTAATTGAAATGGGTTACACAGAAAAAGCAATTGAAAAAGAAGAACGTGATCTTGCACGGAATGCATTAGAATTTGATGACAAACCTATTCAAGATGTAATGACTCCAAAAGATAATGTCTTTTCATTAGATGGAGCACTTACTTTATCTACAGTAATTTCAAAAATTGAAGATAAAGGATTCTCTCGAATTCCAGTTTATGAAAAAACAACTGAGAATATTGTTGGAATATTACACATATGGGATATTGCAAGGCTGTCTAAACAAAAATTCACCACCACTAAAATTAATACTATGGTAAGAAAACCATTCTTCATCTATTCTAGTGATAGAATAAGTAATCTTCTCATTGAACTAAAGAAAAAAGATATGCATATGGCTGTTGTTTTGGATGATCAAGATAAATTAGTTGGGATAATTACTGTTGAAGATTTGTTAGAGGAAATTGTAGGAGATATTGTAGGTGAGGCTAAAAAACAATGA
- a CDS encoding PD-(D/E)XK nuclease family protein, translating to MTNFSHMLKIREPELLDREDGHWYKTKFDAIYPSISTILSATSSDEKQNILNTWRENEPAHEYITAQAQDIGTQSHKIIENYLNNCLSLDEFDLLPIAHFNNLKPYLEHISDVTSIEQRMYSDKLKVAGTSDLIARYNGELSIIDYKTKRKPQRDEYMYEYYLQTTCYAQMFHEVTGMRINQVVILVSSEKNTRQEFIKSCDDYVEPLNERIEKYYLNSLN from the coding sequence ATGACAAATTTTTCTCACATGTTAAAGATCAGAGAGCCTGAACTACTAGATCGTGAAGACGGTCATTGGTATAAGACAAAATTCGATGCAATTTATCCCTCTATTAGCACGATTCTTTCAGCTACTTCCTCTGATGAAAAACAAAATATCTTGAATACTTGGAGAGAAAATGAACCCGCACATGAATACATTACAGCACAAGCACAAGATATTGGTACACAATCTCATAAGATTATTGAAAATTATCTGAACAACTGTTTGTCTTTAGACGAGTTTGATTTGTTACCTATTGCTCATTTTAATAATCTAAAACCATACTTGGAACATATTTCTGATGTTACATCAATCGAACAAAGGATGTATTCTGATAAATTGAAGGTTGCAGGAACTAGTGATTTGATTGCCAGATACAATGGAGAATTATCCATCATTGATTACAAAACTAAAAGAAAACCTCAGAGGGATGAATATATGTATGAATATTATTTGCAAACTACTTGTTATGCTCAAATGTTTCATGAAGTAACTGGAATGAGAATCAACCAAGTCGTAATTTTAGTCAGTAGTGAAAAAAATACTCGTCAGGAATTCATTAAATCCTGTGATGACTATGTTGAACCTCTCAATGAAAGAATTGAAAAATACTATCTGAATAGTCTTAATTGA